The genomic DNA CGTGAAGTCGTCCGACCCCAACGTGTTGAGGAAGTCGAATCCGTTATCGATGTCGAGGATCACGCGGTTGCCAGCACCGGCATTGGTGTCCGGAACCGTGAAACGGAAGAAGTCGACGCTGTCATCCAAAACACCTCGAATCGAAGTGTGCGGAATCGTGGTCGATGTGTTGATGTCGACAAAGTCTTGGGTGATATCGCTGTTGAAGTTCAATCCCCAGTTGGCCGCAGAATCGATGCTGTCGGCCGAGAACAACGTGTCGTTCGATTCGACCTCGGGCTGTTCAGCCAACAGAGGGTCGATCCCGATGCGTTCCCCATCAAACGTCGAATACAGGCCGTGCCCGACTTCGGTCGCTCGATTGGTCGTGACTTGCCATCCGGCAGGCAGCGTCGATTGATCGATGAACTGCAGAACAGCAGGTGGGTTATTGGTGTTTGGATCGATCGCTTCGATATGATCGTCGACCAACCGCTTGATCGATGCGATCGGTTCGCGGCGGAGCAGCGGATCGGTTGTCAGAATCGAAGGCACTCGGCTCGATTCGGTTACCGCGACAAAATACGAACCCTCTGGCAATTCGACCGATCCGATAAACGGATCGCCCGCGCCAACGCTACCGCGATCGAAGTCCAAGGCGGGATCGCTGTTCAGCGAATCGCTGCGGTCTTCGGCAATATTGCTGTCCGCACCGGTGTAGACCAGTCGCGGCGGCAGGCTGCCCGATTGCCCATCGGCGTCGTAATAGACCCACAGCGTGGTGTCTGGACGTCCCAGATCGTCGGCGTAATCGACGTCGAAGACGGTTGGGAAATGGGATCCCGAACTGCCGTCGGTGCTGATGATGTCGAACTGATAGAAGTCGATATCGGTCAGATTCGACAGTTCGCCACCAACGCTCAAGACGGTCAAATCGCTGTTCAACAGGTTGCCGACATACTGAGCCCGATCTTCGGAAGACGCGGCGTTGGTGAAGATGTTGTCGTTGCTGATCGACGAACCAGGACCTTCATCCTCCTGCGCCTCACCCAACAATGGGCTGTGGTACGGCAAGCCCTTGGCGTGGATACCGTGCTTGGCATAACGGATATCGGCGTACCGAACCGTCGAACCCGAGAACTCCTGTTCCTCTTGCATCCGGATCTGGAATTCGTATTTGCCAGTCGTGATACCGCCGGCGAAATCGTTTGGATCGACCGATGCCGATCGAATTCGGACGTAATAGGTATCGCGGGCACCGCGGACACCCGGCAGCGAGATGCGGAATCCAGCGTCGCGCGGATTCGTCGTGCCGTATTCATCCAGCAGACCAAACTCGTTGAAGTTGTTGAGCTCTTCGGCTCCCTTCTGCAACGTTCCCAGTTGCTCGTCACGCAAGCCAAAGTTCTCGAACAGTTCGTCGGTGCTATTGGTGCTTCGCGCCAACAGCTGGCCTTCGGAATCGAGCACTTCGACGACGGTGTCCAGGTTGAAGCTGGTGCGGTCGATATCGAGCCAGACTTCGGTACCGGCAACAGCGCTAAACGCATAGACGTCGATGTCGTTTTCGGTCAAGAAACCGGAGACTTCAAAGCCCAATCGCAGCGTGTCGTCGGAGTCGTATTGGCTGGCGGCCAAGTCACCGATCACTTCGGGGTTAACCGTATCGGCGTTCAGACCAGGCGCTGGCGCGTCGTGCGCTTCGCGTTCGAGCACGACCTCGACGTTGCGGTCGTTGGAGAATTCATCCAGGTAGATACCGCGCCAATCGTTTGGCTCTGGACGCGTTGCCCATAGATCGTTGTTGGTATCGGTATGCGGAGTCCCATCGGGCTTCAACGAAGCACCGACGGTATCGTCGGACAACGCCGTCAAAACAACGGGCGATCCGGGAAGACCGATAATCTGCAACGTACCACCGACGCGATCGTCGATGTCGCCAAGAGTTCCCGTTGCGGTCAGACCGGTTCCATAAAACGGATCGGCCGAACTGCCCGAGCCGATGTCTTTGCCTTGGCTGGTCGTCTCGGAGCCGGCGAATTTCACGACCAAGCTCTCGTCGGGACGGCTCTGCAATCGCAGACCGCTACTGCCGTGCAGGTTCCCCGTGATGAACTGCTGGTAAGGGACGTGCACGATGTCGGTGTCATCCCAGATGCTGCGCGTCGTTAGGATCACAGCGGATACCGCTAGCTCGCCAGCGGACAAAGGATCGCCTGCGACCGTGGTATTGACCGTGATCACATTGTCGGGCGTTCGAACATCGTCGACCCCAGGAACCCGGTCGCCGACGACGTTGCCAACCGTGTATTGGCTCGTCTCGCTGGTGAACTCGCGTCCGCCGACGAAGATCGTGTCGCGTCCGCGAATTTCCAGACCGTTGAGCCCGTTATTGTCCATCCGGTTGCGGCGCACCAAGGGGCCGTAGTTGTCGTCGAGATCATCGATCCGCGCGATCGGGCCGGTATCGCGGCCGATGTCGACGATGTATTCGTCGGTCATCGAATTACCGTCGATGTTGATCGTGCTACCGACGTTGTTGATGAACGTATTTCCAACGATCACCGGTTGGGCACCGCGAACGAAGATCGTTGTTCCGCTGAGCGCCCGGAACGATTCGCCAGCATCGGCCGATGGCGCGTCGCGAAGATCGATCGCAACGTTGTCCAAACGTCCCAAGCGGTCGCGAGGCCCTTGGCCGCCCAAGCCCTCGTGATTGTCTTCGAACGAGGTGTTGGTGATCCGCGCCGTCGCTTGCTGCAGCTCGACAGCACTGAACGCACGGAATGTACCTTCGATGCGTGTCAGACCACCGCCAAACGCGACGATCGAATTGTCGAGGCTCAGATGCGCCCCGGGAGCAAAATACAAACCGCCCCAATCGCCAGCCTCTGGAGGCAGCGGATTGACGCCATCGATCAAGCCACCGTTTTCGGTATCGAACTCACCGCCAGCACCGTAGCGATCGTCAAGGATACTGGTGAAGATGATCTCTTGACCATCGAGACCTTCGGCCAGCAACTGCGTTCCGAATTCAAATTCGATCCGCGAACCCTGGACCTTGATCACGCTGCCTGGATCGATCTTCAACGACGCATCCGGACGCGCCAAGCGAACCTCGGTGCTCGTCACGTCCAACTTGATCGGAACGGTGTTCAAACGGTCGCCGCCATCGATGAAGTCGGGATCGTTGGCGTCGAGAATCGCAACCAGATCGTACCCGGTTCCGGCAGCGTTCAATCGATAGATGCGACGGAACAAGAATCCATCTTCAGCCGGTGGCAGACCGCTGAGCGTGATTCGCCCCTCGGTTCCCACCAGTACTGGCGAGACGATTGCATCCGAAGGCAGCCCTTCGCGGCCAAATGAGTCGACCGAAACGATGCGGTATTCATAAGCCACGCCCGCTGGCAACGAACCGCCACTGGAAGCTTCCGTGTTGACCAGATCGACGGGCAACCGACTCTCGTACAAACGTGGACCGCCCGGCGTGCCGTCGACGATCAAGTTCTCCGCGATGACATGCACAACATCGGTGTCGTCGAAACGACCGGCGACTGTCAATTTACGCAACGTCCCGCCGGCTGGCGTCGTGGCGCGAATGAACATCCCGTTGATGCTGTTGTCGGTCAACTGGTTTCCGTAGACATCGGGACCAACGCGGTCGTAGTCTGCGGTAAACGCGCCGGCCAATTGGTATTCGACGGTTTGGAAATTGGTCTCTTGGAAACTGTCCGGCGTCGCGCTGATCGCGGCATCGGCACTGTTGGAGATCGTGTTGTTGGCGACCGTCGGACGCATGTCGACGATCTGGATAGGATTGACCAACGTCTGGTTACCGTCGATCACCGCGCTGGCACCACCACCGTATTTGATCTCGGCAAATCCGATGTGCTGCAGGAAGATACCTTGATCTTCCAGATCGGCGCGACCTTCGATCTGATCGATGTCGCGACGCAACAACAATCCGCCCCAATCACCCGCGCCAGGCGTTGTCGCCAAACCGGCTTGTGGCGTTCCGATCGAACTGTCCAGAGCACTTGTGAAGTAGACCGATCCCTCGATCGCGTTACCCAACGCGTCGCGAAGCACCGCACCGTTGTCGTCGACAAGTGTTGGCGTACCCAAAACTTGCAACGCACCACCGCTGCGATCCACCAACAGGTTGCTGCTACCGACACCGATGTACGAGCGACGCAATTTGAAGATCGCGTTGGCGTCGATCATCGCCGTCACGCCCTGCGGTACCTCCATCTCGGTACCGTCTTGCAACACCTGGCCTGGCAGCGAACCGAAACCAAGCTCATAAGCAAAGTTGTCGTTGAGCGTCGTTGGATCTTGGTCTAAACCGCCGTTGCCAACGATCCGCACGATGTCGCCAGGATGCGCCGCCGCAAACGCGTTTGGAATCCCCGTTCCCGAAATGCTGTCGAACGGACGATCCGCCGAACCATCGGCGTTTGGACCGCCAAAGTTGTCGACAAAGATGGTCCGTCCCATGACGTCCATCGCGAGGAAGTTGTCCGGTACCGTGATCTCCTGTTCGCCAGTGATCTCGATCACCGTACCGTTGACCGATACCGAATCGAGGAACGATCCGCCGGTGACCACAGCCCCTTGGAGCGCCGCGGCAAACTTGTCCGCCAAAATCTCTGGCGTGTCGCTGTCATTATAAGCGACCATGATCCGGCCCGATGCAACCGAACCATCGTTGGAGAACTCGAACCGCCGCGTGATTCCGCGGTAATTGGTAACCTCGATCACCTGGCCATTGGTGACGCTGTCGCCGCCGCTGACAAAGTCCAGCTGCCGATTCAGTGGTCGTGTTTGGAACCAGAAGTTGAAGACACCACCGGGAGTCCCGTCGTTGGAAGCGTCGACGCGCGTTCCTGGCAAACGGAATGGATCGCTGCTGTCGAGATTGTTGCCGTCCAAGTCACGCAACACATCGGTTTCGTCGACCTGCGGACGGAACTTCAACAACAGTTCGTATTCGCCCTGCGTTGTGCCACCAAATCCGGTGCCGCTGATCGTTGGATCGGGAAGGTCGTTGCCCGATGCGGTGACACCGATGTAATAAACGCCGCTGCCGAGTTCGACCTCGAGGAACGAATCCTCGCTGTAATAATCGTCGTTGCGAGCTACCGAAACGATCCCGCCGCCGCTCAACAACACTCGCGGCGCATCTTCTTGCAAGCCGTTAAATGTTGGGATTTCGGTCGGATCGATGTCCTCGCTCAATTGCAGCGATGCCGTCACCAGATTCGCCGCCGCTGGCGAAGCATTGATCGCATCGACCACCTGCTGGACCGTCGTGTTGTCCGGGTCGGACATGTAGACGCTGATCTGGTTTTCGGTGACTTCCACCGTCGGCGTCGGGTTGCTGCCCGCAGGCGTGATCACCAACTGCACGCTGGTTCGGTTGCCCAAGTCGCCCGGTTGGACCGCGGTAAAGTTGATCTCGAAGTTGCCAAACACACCAAAGTCGGTGGTCACGCTGGCTTGTTGTTGCTTGTAGAGCGTCAGCGAGGTGTCCAACAAACTGCTGTCGCCCAAGCGTTCAGCAAACGTTTCCGCCGTCACGACGGCCAGCTTAGTCGGATCGTCGAGGTCGACCTCAAAGCGATACAGATCGATGTCACCCGATTCCGGACGCCACAGATATTGGCCGTGCAGAATGTCGTAGTTGCCCGGGAAGACAGGTTCCAAAGTCGAATTGTTCGCCAGGAAGTTGCTGTCCAAATTCATCAGCGTCGAAGCGGGCAGGTCCTCTGCCTGTTCCAAGCCCAACAGCAAACCGATTCCCGCGATCGCGGTGCGGAAATAGTCTTCGCCGTAGAGGTCTCCCCATTCGACAAACGAATCCATCACCAGCGTCGCGTTGGTGTTGGCACCCGTCGTTGTGATGTCGGGATCGACGCGTACACCAAAGGTCGATTGAGTGAACACGTTGCCGGTCGGCAACGGAGCTCCGGTGCTTGGATCGTTGTCCAAAACCGAGAGGTCGCCGGTGGCGAAGGTGAAGCCTTGGTTGTCGGTCTCGTAGAACTGCACGCCCAGTTCGCTCGCCCACATGTCGAGCGCTTCGCGGATCCGTTCCTTCTGGCGTTCGGAAACCGAGTTGACGCGCGACGTACCGTTATCGTCGATACCGTAATCGCTGCGGAAGTTGTATGGGATCGTTGTGATTCCCGGCGTCGAATCGGCGCCGAAATTATCGTTGACGTGCTGCGAAAACGCGTCGTTGAGATTCTCGACGAGATCGCTGTGCCCCGGATCGTCGTTGCCACCCAACAGTTCCAACCGATAATCGATCGGATCGATCGCGCTCGAAAGCACGACGCTGCGGAAGTTGATCGCGTTGGGGTCGATTCCGAAGGTACCGATGTCAGCCGCCGCGGTGAACGAATCGCCCGGTTCCAACAGCGAAACAGGAGCGTAGGTTGCCGGTGTGGTTCCGACGCTATTGCTGGCCAGACCGTCGACGCTCGATTGAACCAGCAGCGAAGCCGCTGGGTGCGCATTGATCGCGTTGGAGATGTCGGCAAACGTCGTCCCCGCACCCATGTCGACAGTCACCACCGAACCGGCGACCGCTACGGAAACCGCGCCGGTTCCCGATCGGACAAATTGAACCTGCAGATCTGCGGGAGCGCCCACGACCGATTGGAATCGCAAGACCGATTCGCCACCGGTGTTCAAGTCGGTCGCGCCCACGGCGCCACCAAGCTCGACGCGCTGCGGTGCCAATGGAATCGCTTCGGCCGTACCGACTCGCAAACGGAACGTCCCGATCCCACCATCGCCGCCGACCAAGTCGGAGAGATCCGAATCGAAGACCAACGTCGCGGTGTCGGCGGCTGGATTGTAGACCACGCGCGTTGGAGCGATCTCGACGTCGTCGCGATTGCTGACCGAATCCTGCGTGAAGATCAAGGTGTAGAAGCGAGGGTTCTCAGCCGATCGGTCGGTTGGCGTGCCGTCGGAGAAGTTCTCGACAAACAGATCGTCATCGTTGAAGTAGACGACGATCTCGTTGCGGCGTTGATTCAAGCTGCCATCGGCCAAACGAACCACAGGCTGCGGAACGACCGCTTGGACCTGAGCACCGAGGTCGAGCGTGAAGTCGACGACTTCCTTGCGAGCTCCCTCTTGCCGCGGAACCAATAGCGTGTCGGGATCGCTCGCCGAGATGCTGCGAAGTCCGACGATCCCCAACGCGGGATCATCGAATCCGAAGACTTCGATCCGGTAGTCGTCGTCGGGCAGCGCATTGGAGAACCGCGCCACAACTTCGTTCTGATTCGGGGCCGCACCAACTTCCAAGAAGGTCGGGATGATCTCTACGTCTCCGCTCGACGAGATATCAAACGCGGGCAGGGTGCTGACGGCGGGATCGCGCATCAATTCTGCGTCGCTGTGGCCACCCTTCAACTGAGCGCTCAGGAAGGTGTTGACAGTCGTCGAGGCATTGAAGGCTTCCACGAAGGTTCGCGCCGTCGTGCCGGGAGCCAGAGTGACGGTCAGCGGAACGGTCCCCGCGACGCTCGCCCCTACAGCAAACTGAGGCGCGGTGCCGACTGGCAGCGCATCGTTGCGAGTCACAGTCACGCGAACCGGTTGCCCCGATGCGATCTGCGTCAATTGAATGTCCACACCGCCGGTCAGGTCGATCACCGAAGTGTCGGGATCGCGATAGACGCTGCCGAAGTCGCTCGAACCGACGGGTAGATCAAACGTCCCGTCGCCACCGCTGCGGACGATTCGGATCGCATCTAAGGTCGCCGCATCGATGACTTGATTTTCGTCAAATCGGAAGACGAGTTCACTAGGCGACTCGTTGCGAACACTACCATCGGTGATCAAATCCCCGCTGTTTGGCTGGATTCCGATCAATTGCGGGCCGGCGGCCAACAATTTCCTCGGTTCCAGGGATTCCAGCATCGATTTGCGAAGAGAATTCCTCTTCGTTACCTTTCTCACCGAGTGGAGGCGGCTTGAAACATCTTGCCGTTTGCGATTGGCCATGGAGCGAACCTTCAAATGATTTGGGCAAAGAGTGCTCTTCGAGAACCGTCTCGAACGACACAAACGCCTCAAATCAAACGACTTACGAACTTGTGAAAATTGAACAGGAACCGACCTACCGAATTCGGTCGGCCCACGCGAGAAAAGTCCTCGAACCCGAGGAGATCACGGCTGGACCAGCAAGCACCGAGTATAGTTAGCTGCATTTTGGACGCAAATTTGTTTTGCCTATCCGCCGCAGCCTCGCCATCTTAACGCCTGGAAATTTCGGTTTTGTCGATCATTCGCGTTGAACGGTTGCGAATCACATGCACCTGTACAAATCTCTACCGAGGCTTTTTCGGCGCATGCGCGTTCCTGTTTGACGCCAGTATTTTCACTAAGTTCCCTGCAAACGACGCGACCCACCCAGGCTGACTGCCCAGCCCCCGCAGAATCGGTCCGCGAGAGTGTCTCAGCTGCCGAAACGCCTGGTTTTCAAGGGCTTCGCCCCCTTTGACTTGGTTATTCCAAGCGGTTGCGTAGAATGGAGACACACCGATCGCCGGTCACTCTCTCCTCCGCAGCCCACAGCGATTCATGTCTGTCTCCAAGCTCCGCTACTATCAGAACTACCGCAGTCTGCGGCAGGCCCAAGGACTCTTGGAATTGATCTCGTGCAACGACGATCTCTGGGGTCTCGATCCCGAAATCAAGCGACGGCTGGCCCGCCGAGCGCTTGCGATGCTGCAAGGCGCTCGTCCCCGCGGCCACCGACGGGCGGCTTGGTACTATCTTCGTGGGCGGGCTTGGAGCATGTTGGGGAAATACCATCGGGGGATCCGGACCTTCAGAAGGGCGGCTAAGCTGGATCCCCACCATATTGCGACCTACCTGTCGCTCGCTTGGTGTCTGAAGCGAGTCGACCGCCTGGAACAATCGATCTCGATCTTGAACCATGCGATCGCGCGAGCTCCCCACCACCCGCTGGTCCGATACAACCAAGCTTGCTACTTGAGCCTCGCTGGTCAGCCGCAGTTGGCGGCGATGGAATTGTCGATCGCGCTCGAATTAAAGCCCGACCTCCGCAGCAAAGTCGCTCGCGAGGCGGACTTCGATCCGATCCGAAACCATCCGGCGTTCGACGCCGCCCTGCAGGTGGTCGTCTAAAAAAGAAGTCGCTCGCCAAACGAGACTGCTGACAGCAGCGGGGGCAGCATGCACCCAAACAGCGGGGGACGGCGGAGGCGTCAGAGAACGCGGAGCGATATAAAATCGCGGCCGAGAAGATTTGGACGGGAAGCGAGGTGCCGCGGATCTCGCGGCACCTGCTGCCATACCTTAAGACTTCTTTTGCTTGCCGCCGCGCGGCCAGAAGTTCAACCAGCCGCTACTTTCGTTGACCGCAACGGCTTCGCCCGATTCCTCCTCCTGCGTCTCTTTCGAGGAACCGCTCAACCGCTCGACCAAACCAAGCATCGCCAGCGTGATGGCGGCTTTGGGATCTTGTTCGAACAACGGCACGCCGTTGTTGCGGACTTCGACCATCGTGCGGTAGTCGTTGGGCAATTGGGCGTAGATATCGCAACCGATCGTTTCCCGCGCCTTGCGGATGCTGATCGGGCCCGACTCCAAGCCCGCGCGGTTGACGACCACGTGGACCTTCTCTTTCAAGCCTTCATATTGCTCGAAGCTCAACAGCAGCCGAACGACGTTTCGCAGGCAGGGAACATCCAACTGGGTCACGAGGATGATCTTTGCCGCCATCTGCATCGCGGCCATATCGACTTCGGAGTAGGTCTTCGAGAGATCGATCACCAGATGCGTGAAGGAAGCCTTCAGCAGCGTGATCACTTTTTCGATGCTGTCGCCGTTGATGATCGACATGTCTTGCAGTTCGACCGGCCGCGGCAACAGGTACAAACCCGAGCTGTGTTTGGTCAGCGAGCGCTTCAGCAGCGTGAAGTCGAGCCGGGCGATGTTCTGGGTGACATCGGCCAGCGTGTAATCGGGGATCGAATCCAGGAAGACGTCGGCGTCGCCAACGGCTAGATCGAGGTCCATCAGCGCGACCGAGTTGCCTTCTCGCGACGCGAGCATACATCCCATGTTGACTGCAACACTGGTTGCACCGACACCGCCAGTCGCTCCGGCGACAACGATCACTTCGCAATTGCGATTCCGCGAATCGCTGGCGCCAAATTTCTGTTCGCCGATCCGGTGCAGCGCCGCCGAAAGATCGCCTCCGCTCAACGGAAGCGTCAAAAACTCTTTCGCTCCCGCTCGCATCGACTGCAGAATCAACTGACCGCTGGTGCTGCTGCTGACGACCAACAGCGCACAATCGGGAGTTGTCGAGCGGATTGTGTTGAGCAGTTCGATTCCGCGCTCGGGGTCGCTGTCTAGCGAGACCACGCCGATATCGGGGTGTGTTTGCGTAACGACGTCGGGAAAGAATTCGTAACGAGAACACTCCGCCTCTAGCCAAACGACATCCAGCCCCAACAACATTGCTTTGAGGTCTTCACGAGTTTTATCGTTAGGATCGACGACAGCCAAGCGGAGTACGTTAGGCATGCTCTTCACCAGAGGATTCGGTATTTGTGATTAGTAAATAATACGGGGCACGGTACATGACACAGCAATCTGTCAACATGCAGCTCCAATCAATCAGGTTCACGGTTGCGATACAGGGGCAGTGTAGGTGCTGCTTTCTTGAACGGGGAGCGTTTGTTGCATCGCGGGGGCCAGCGGTTCGTAAACCGGCTCCTGCATGCAACCCTCTTCGTTGATGCTGTCGACACGTGGCACTTCGATGTAGCCCTTGAAGTACAGTTCGGTATCCGATGGGACCGTCGTATCGACTCCCGGTCCACCCGGCATCACTTCGTGTGGATCCATCGCATCGACCAGTTCCGGCGTTACGGTGACTAGCAATTCGATTTCGTTTTCGACCGATTCCACATGGCGAAACAACGTTCCAATCCAGGGAACCGAGATCAGGAACGGAGGTCCCGTCGAGATCGTTTCGGTGCGAGTCTGCAACAGACCCGCGATCGCATAGGTTTGTCCGGCTTGCATCTCGACAGCGGTTTCGACATAACGTTGCCGAATCGCGGGAACGGTGAAGCCATTCAACGCGACGCCATTGGCATCGTCGCGTTCGCTAACCTCGGGGCGAATCTCCAATCGGACACGTCCTGGGCCGACCAAAAACGGCAGGAAGTCGACGCTAGTACCAAATTCTTCAAACGTCACCGTCGATCCACCCTGACCATCGGGCGCAATGATCGGGAATTTACCGCCGACGATAAACCGACTCGGCCGACCGTGTGTGGCGACGACGGTTGGTTCGGCCAAGATCTTGGCGCAATTGTTCTGTTGTAAAGCTCGGATCAGGAAGTCCAGCGATTCGCCGTTGCGGAGCAGACCGACCCGCGCATTGGGCGCTCCGGTTGCCACGACGCTACCGATCGAAGACTTCAACGCATCGACGGTTCCATTGATGCCGAAGGCAAACACGCTAGTCGAATTGGCGGTACCCCAGTCGAGCCCGAGGTCGCGAAGCTTGGTCCGCGAGACCTCCATGACTTTGGTGTGCAACAGAATCGTCTGCACGCCAACAACCTTGATGTTATTGACGACCTTTGGATAAAACTGTTCGGCCACCGCCATCACGCGATCGATGTCGTCGGTATCGGTTACCGTACCGTCGATCACCGCGCCGGTCGGCAGCGGCGTGATCCGTAGACTAGCGTAGGGGAACTGAGCCTGCATGACAGTGCTCAGCTCGCGAGCGTCGCCGGTCACGATCACATCGACTGTATATAAAGTGTCGTCGACATCCCACAGATTCAACTGAGTGACACCAGCGGCTTGAGCGGAGATTTGAACCTGATTGGGCGCCACCGGATTGGCAATCAGGATCTCTTCGTTTTGAACCTGAAAACGAGGGACGACCTTTTCGAGCTTCAAGATCCGGCTCGAATTGACGATCATCTCCAACCGCTGCGTCGGCTGCGAGACGGCGTAGGTTACCGCAGAAGAAGACGATCGCGACGACGCGGCATAGGCGTCGACCGATTGTGCAAGTGCAGGCGCGCTGTTTCCAACAACACATGCGACGATCATCATGATATGGGAGGGTGAAACACCCGCCATGGTCTGCTTGAACATACCTGCGCATCCTTGCGATAGGTTCTAACGAACAATTATTTCTTTAGCATGTCAGCCGGTAAACGATCCTTCGTTTCTGGCTAACGCGCTCGATTAATTCGATATGCTTCGTTGACAGTGCTGCTGTCTCCCGCATCGACTTGGGGAACGCTAGCCGCTCCGGGAAGTCCCGAACTTGCATCAGGTGCAACCGCGCCAGCATCCGCCGCGGACGTCCCCGCCCCCAGCTGTGCATCGTTTGGCGCGTGCTCCTGAATCAACTCCATCGTCTGCGTTCCCTTGTTCCATCGAAATAATCGATAGCCCTTGGGAGTTAACATCTTGATGATCTCACCACCTGGCTTCTCGACCAACACCTCGGTAGGCTTTGTCTCTACCTGACCAAGTCGGCGTTCTTCAGCATAGTCATCGAGCCATTTCATGAATTCTATGCCAGCCGCATTTGGAGTGTTCGGATTAACCGGTTCATTCGGATTTCCCAACGTCAGCTGTAGCGACCCAACCTTCTTGGCCCAGTTCCAAACCCGTTCGTCCTCTTGCTTGATCAGCAACAAGATCGAACTGACCGGGCCACGTTTGGCTTTCTCTTCGGTCTCGCGACTGGTTCGCCCATCGACGGCGAAGATCTTCACGTTGCGAAACACGTCGCGGTGTGTCGTTTCCGGCACGATATCGCTCTTCTCAAAGAACCCGATCACGTTGATCCGGTCCCCCGGTTCGATCAGGTTGGCGATCCCTGGATCGCTGCCGATGCTATACGTAACGACGGTGTGCCCCGGCGGAATCCCGACGGTCGCCCGTTCGGTCGCGTCGACCACCTTTTGTTTCAGAATCGCTTCGCCCGCATAGATGTGCTGCTTGGCGTATTTGTTTTCGATCGCCGTGACATCGGTGATCGCCCCCTCGGGCGTCTTTCCGGCCGGCCATTTCTCTAACATGATGTTGTCCGCCGCGATCTTCGCGTTCGATGGGATATCCATCGATGCGACCAAGATCTCGACCATCTTTGTCGGCTGCGCTTCGCTGCCGCTCATCACGACCTGGCTGATTCCAACCGACGCAATCATTCCGCAACCCAGCGCGATTGCGAGCAGTATGACAGATTTGTTTCGCATGATATTGGACGCCTTGGGCGTGGCTGAAAAGCCGCACGAGTCACAATGCCGTCCCGGCTCGGAACCCGACAACGTTTAGTTTTTTGATCCCATCGAACGCTTCAAAAGCGTTCCGTTCACCTGGCGTGGTATCACGCCCAGTGTCTACTCCATTGGCAGTTCGGGTGGGTCCGCTTCAGCATTTTCCAATCGAGTCGCATAAACCAACCTTTTGGAAAACTACGCACACCCGTTGCGAGCCGAACGACCAATCGCGTCAAAACTCCCCGAGC from Rosistilla oblonga includes the following:
- a CDS encoding TPR end-of-group domain-containing protein, producing the protein MSVSKLRYYQNYRSLRQAQGLLELISCNDDLWGLDPEIKRRLARRALAMLQGARPRGHRRAAWYYLRGRAWSMLGKYHRGIRTFRRAAKLDPHHIATYLSLAWCLKRVDRLEQSISILNHAIARAPHHPLVRYNQACYLSLAGQPQLAAMELSIALELKPDLRSKVAREADFDPIRNHPAFDAALQVVV
- a CDS encoding type II and III secretion system protein family protein; this encodes MFKQTMAGVSPSHIMMIVACVVGNSAPALAQSVDAYAASSRSSSSAVTYAVSQPTQRLEMIVNSSRILKLEKVVPRFQVQNEEILIANPVAPNQVQISAQAAGVTQLNLWDVDDTLYTVDVIVTGDARELSTVMQAQFPYASLRITPLPTGAVIDGTVTDTDDIDRVMAVAEQFYPKVVNNIKVVGVQTILLHTKVMEVSRTKLRDLGLDWGTANSTSVFAFGINGTVDALKSSIGSVVATGAPNARVGLLRNGESLDFLIRALQQNNCAKILAEPTVVATHGRPSRFIVGGKFPIIAPDGQGGSTVTFEEFGTSVDFLPFLVGPGRVRLEIRPEVSERDDANGVALNGFTVPAIRQRYVETAVEMQAGQTYAIAGLLQTRTETISTGPPFLISVPWIGTLFRHVESVENEIELLVTVTPELVDAMDPHEVMPGGPGVDTTVPSDTELYFKGYIEVPRVDSINEEGCMQEPVYEPLAPAMQQTLPVQESSTYTAPVSQP
- a CDS encoding AAA family ATPase, with amino-acid sequence MPNVLRLAVVDPNDKTREDLKAMLLGLDVVWLEAECSRYEFFPDVVTQTHPDIGVVSLDSDPERGIELLNTIRSTTPDCALLVVSSSTSGQLILQSMRAGAKEFLTLPLSGGDLSAALHRIGEQKFGASDSRNRNCEVIVVAGATGGVGATSVAVNMGCMLASREGNSVALMDLDLAVGDADVFLDSIPDYTLADVTQNIARLDFTLLKRSLTKHSSGLYLLPRPVELQDMSIINGDSIEKVITLLKASFTHLVIDLSKTYSEVDMAAMQMAAKIILVTQLDVPCLRNVVRLLLSFEQYEGLKEKVHVVVNRAGLESGPISIRKARETIGCDIYAQLPNDYRTMVEVRNNGVPLFEQDPKAAITLAMLGLVERLSGSSKETQEEESGEAVAVNESSGWLNFWPRGGKQKKS
- the cpaB gene encoding Flp pilus assembly protein CpaB, whose product is MRNKSVILLAIALGCGMIASVGISQVVMSGSEAQPTKMVEILVASMDIPSNAKIAADNIMLEKWPAGKTPEGAITDVTAIENKYAKQHIYAGEAILKQKVVDATERATVGIPPGHTVVTYSIGSDPGIANLIEPGDRINVIGFFEKSDIVPETTHRDVFRNVKIFAVDGRTSRETEEKAKRGPVSSILLLIKQEDERVWNWAKKVGSLQLTLGNPNEPVNPNTPNAAGIEFMKWLDDYAEERRLGQVETKPTEVLVEKPGGEIIKMLTPKGYRLFRWNKGTQTMELIQEHAPNDAQLGAGTSAADAGAVAPDASSGLPGAASVPQVDAGDSSTVNEAYRINRAR